The Galactobacillus timonensis genome has a segment encoding these proteins:
- a CDS encoding Na+/H+ antiporter NhaC family protein: MGVSVASAFANCDVITGLAMGATYTVVFVAILYLPRKIVTPKQYLDGLAKGLINMVPATLILVFAWTLSGVCGADYLNAGGLWQML, translated from the coding sequence ATGGGGGTATCAGTAGCCTCAGCATTTGCTAACTGTGATGTGATTACAGGTCTTGCAATGGGGGCTACTTATACTGTTGTATTTGTTGCCATTTTATATTTGCCAAGAAAAATCGTGACACCAAAACAGTACCTTGATGGGCTCGCCAAGGGATTAATAAATATGGTTCCAGCAACGCTTATTCTCGTGTTTGCTTGGACTCTGAGTGGCGTTTGCGGTGCGGATTATTTGAATGCTGGCGGTTTGTGGCAAATGTTGTAG
- a CDS encoding Na+/H+ antiporter NhaC family protein: MANVVETYHMNLHFMPAVFFVVALLLAFSTGTSWGTFAIMLPITTAVFGDLMTPLTVITTAAVLGGSVCGDHVSPIFDTTILSSTGAQCNHLNHVSSQLQYGAVAAIMTLGCYLITGWINNALVGLVIGICGVLVFALAVKKYYGY, translated from the coding sequence GTGGCAAATGTTGTAGAAACTTATCACATGAATTTACATTTTATGCCGGCAGTATTTTTCGTTGTTGCATTACTTCTTGCTTTTTCAACAGGAACTTCATGGGGGACATTTGCAATAATGCTTCCGATTACCACAGCTGTATTTGGTGATTTGATGACTCCATTGACCGTTATTACAACAGCAGCAGTTCTAGGTGGAAGTGTATGTGGAGATCATGTGAGTCCTATTTTTGATACAACGATTCTTAGTTCGACTGGTGCTCAATGCAATCATTTAAATCATGTATCTTCGCAATTGCAATATGGTGCTGTAGCGGCGATTATGACATTGGGTTGCTATTTGATTACAGGTTGGATCAATAATGCATTGGTTGGATTAGTTATTGGAATTTGTGGAGTGCTGGTGTTTGCGCTTGCAGTGAAGAAATATTATGGCTATTAA
- a CDS encoding serine acetyltransferase, with protein sequence MITTKKEFEEILKYERKLIGFDHFSDYFIKLLAGSEKAEIWKVQKCLRYTEYYMNCNKRIRFYISKIRLNHLQNKSGIHIGLNTCEKGLKIMHLGPVLINGHAHIGENCSIHINTVIAASGTSEQAPIIGNNVVIGVGAILIGNIFIGDGTAVGANALVNKSFSEGNIAIAGVPAHKISNNGKSSWK encoded by the coding sequence ATGATAACAACGAAAAAAGAATTTGAAGAAATATTGAAATACGAAAGAAAACTGATTGGGTTTGATCATTTTAGTGATTATTTTATCAAATTATTGGCAGGATCTGAAAAAGCAGAAATATGGAAAGTCCAAAAGTGTTTGCGATATACAGAGTATTATATGAATTGTAATAAAAGGATCCGCTTTTATATAAGTAAAATCAGGTTAAACCATCTTCAAAATAAATCTGGAATTCATATAGGTTTAAACACCTGCGAAAAGGGATTAAAAATAATGCATCTCGGTCCTGTGCTAATTAATGGACACGCACATATAGGAGAGAATTGCAGTATTCATATAAACACTGTTATTGCAGCATCAGGCACATCTGAACAGGCACCTATAATTGGAAATAATGTTGTTATTGGAGTTGGGGCGATACTTATTGGCAATATTTTTATTGGAGACGGTACTGCAGTAGGAGCGAATGCATTGGTAAACAAATCTTTTAGTGAAGGAAATATTGCAATTGCAGGAGTTCCGGCACATAAAATTTCTAATAACGGGAAAAGTAGCTGGAAATAA
- a CDS encoding oligosaccharide flippase family protein, whose translation MENINSKIGDAAKWSTMAELFSKLASPIVNMVLARVLSPEAFGIVASITIVTSFADIFTDAGFQRYIIQHEYESDANLDRGTNVAFWANFVVSSFIYLLIVIFRKPLSTAVGASDAYNAFAIAGISIICTSFSSTQTARFRRDLKFRPLFIVRVTSAFIPLIVTVPLAFVFHSYWAMVIGTVIQQVYSAVALSIQSNWRPRLYFSFKLFRQMFSFSMWNLLETLAIWFAGQAGIFIVGRILNSYYLGLYKTAMTTVNSYMGVITASITPVLFSGLSRYQNDAAKYNGLFFKFQRIIALFMLPMGLGLFIFRELAVEILLGTQWLSIANFLGTWALMSAITITFSNPASEVYRSKGLPQISLILQIIYLMVYIPSIWYSAHQSFNSLCSVSCLIRIFPVILDILVLNFKFHIIIKRSLQNIFPCIIASAIMGVTATLLNYISDDIVWQILSVIVCIIVYFAVVMCFRSTRTEILSLKIVQKIRKQR comes from the coding sequence ATGGAAAATATAAACAGTAAAATTGGTGATGCAGCAAAATGGTCTACAATGGCCGAACTCTTTTCAAAACTTGCTTCTCCCATTGTTAATATGGTTTTGGCAAGAGTTCTTTCCCCGGAAGCGTTTGGAATTGTTGCATCTATAACCATAGTTACAAGCTTCGCAGATATTTTTACAGATGCGGGTTTTCAAAGATACATTATTCAACATGAATATGAGAGTGATGCGAATCTTGATCGAGGAACAAATGTTGCATTTTGGGCGAATTTTGTAGTTTCGTCATTTATCTATCTTTTAATAGTTATCTTTCGGAAGCCTTTATCGACCGCAGTAGGAGCCAGTGATGCGTATAATGCTTTTGCAATTGCCGGAATATCTATAATTTGTACTTCTTTTTCAAGTACACAAACTGCAAGATTTAGACGTGATTTAAAATTCAGACCTCTTTTTATTGTACGTGTAACATCTGCTTTTATTCCACTTATTGTAACTGTTCCGTTAGCATTTGTTTTTCATAGCTATTGGGCCATGGTTATTGGAACGGTAATACAGCAAGTTTATTCTGCAGTTGCATTATCAATCCAATCTAATTGGAGGCCAAGGCTTTACTTTAGTTTTAAATTGTTCCGTCAGATGTTTTCTTTCAGCATGTGGAATCTACTCGAAACCTTAGCTATTTGGTTTGCTGGCCAGGCTGGGATATTCATCGTAGGTAGAATTTTAAATTCATATTATCTTGGTCTTTATAAGACAGCGATGACCACTGTTAATTCATATATGGGGGTAATTACTGCCTCAATCACGCCTGTGCTTTTTTCTGGTTTATCAAGATATCAAAATGATGCAGCAAAGTATAATGGCTTATTTTTTAAATTCCAAAGAATAATCGCACTATTCATGTTACCGATGGGCCTTGGCCTATTTATTTTTCGGGAATTAGCGGTTGAAATTTTATTGGGAACACAATGGTTATCAATAGCAAATTTTCTTGGGACATGGGCACTTATGAGCGCAATTACAATAACTTTTAGTAATCCAGCAAGCGAAGTGTATAGAAGCAAGGGACTTCCACAGATCTCATTAATACTACAGATTATTTATTTAATGGTTTATATACCATCGATTTGGTATAGTGCACATCAGAGTTTCAATTCTTTATGCAGCGTGTCCTGTTTAATACGCATCTTCCCGGTAATTTTGGACATTTTAGTTTTAAATTTTAAATTTCATATAATAATAAAAAGATCTTTGCAAAATATATTTCCATGTATCATTGCAAGTGCAATAATGGGTGTAACCGCTACACTATTGAATTACATAAGTGATGATATAGTTTGGCAGATTTTATCTGTCATCGTTTGTATAATTGTTTACTTTGCTGTTGTGATGTGTTTTAGATCGACAAGAACAGAAATTTTATCATTGAAAATTGTACAAAAAATAAGAAAACAAAGATGA
- a CDS encoding acyltransferase family protein, translating into MKDTSLYRNMYKRPENNYKYSNKELDNCTFVKVLLMLLVVIYHSCVFWHGDWFTEATIVQPSKFFQVIPSWLNSFHIWGFTLVSGFIFSYLQSIKHYNNIYDLAKKKFRRLIIPYFFICTVWVIPITQYFDHYPISTLITKYLLGTSPSQLWFLLMLFDLFIIAWLSENIFKKNNTTAIVVGTLSYCISIVGAHFLRNYFQIWTAFQYVPVFILGYSLFSKNKILKPAPWIVLHTTTFALLNVIPEQGMLSKFIVVCLMQKPEIQGH; encoded by the coding sequence ATGAAAGACACTTCATTATATAGAAATATGTATAAGCGACCGGAAAATAATTATAAGTATTCTAATAAAGAGCTAGACAATTGTACTTTTGTGAAGGTATTACTAATGCTATTGGTTGTGATTTATCATTCATGTGTTTTTTGGCATGGAGATTGGTTCACTGAAGCAACTATTGTTCAACCCTCAAAGTTTTTTCAGGTCATACCAAGTTGGTTAAACTCATTTCATATTTGGGGATTTACATTGGTAAGTGGATTCATCTTCTCATATTTGCAAAGTATAAAACATTATAATAATATATATGATTTAGCAAAAAAAAAGTTTAGACGTTTAATAATACCTTATTTTTTTATTTGCACAGTTTGGGTAATACCGATTACACAATATTTTGACCATTATCCTATATCTACATTAATTACTAAATATTTATTGGGAACGTCACCTTCGCAGCTTTGGTTTTTACTCATGCTATTCGATTTATTTATTATAGCTTGGCTGTCAGAAAATATATTTAAAAAAAATAATACTACAGCTATTGTGGTTGGAACGCTGTCGTATTGTATTAGTATCGTTGGAGCCCATTTTTTGCGAAATTATTTTCAAATATGGACAGCATTTCAATACGTGCCAGTTTTTATTCTTGGTTATAGTCTTTTTAGTAAAAATAAAATTTTGAAGCCTGCGCCTTGGATAGTCTTACATACCACTACTTTTGCTTTACTAAATGTGATTCCAGAGCAGGGAATGTTGTCAAAATTTATAGTAGTATGTTTAATGCAAAAACCGGAGATTCAAGGCCACTGA
- a CDS encoding DUF1919 domain-containing protein: MPTYEGLRLKVLKWRRLAFAKQRRKHITDPSFTIISNNCWGGMIYESYDLPKESPTVGLFFMASDYIKFLSNLQGYLNNQLSFIDPQDSKWKNRVCSDKRFGHYPVGILNDGINGPIEIFFLHYKNEEEARDKWTRRIQRINWNRLLIKFNDQNGCDIADVETFLNLPYKNKIFFTCKNWPLENRGGISLQDYLQYKNRVKNINSTLLVKIIGE; this comes from the coding sequence ATGCCTACATATGAAGGATTACGCTTAAAAGTCCTGAAATGGAGAAGACTGGCGTTTGCTAAGCAACGTCGCAAACATATTACTGATCCGAGCTTTACAATTATTTCTAATAATTGCTGGGGTGGAATGATCTATGAATCCTATGACTTACCAAAGGAATCTCCTACGGTAGGTCTTTTCTTTATGGCTAGTGACTATATAAAGTTTCTTAGCAATTTGCAAGGATATCTGAATAACCAGCTATCGTTTATTGATCCACAGGATAGTAAATGGAAGAATCGGGTTTGCTCTGACAAGAGGTTTGGACATTATCCTGTAGGTATTCTTAATGATGGTATTAATGGGCCAATAGAAATCTTTTTCCTTCATTATAAAAATGAAGAAGAAGCAAGAGATAAGTGGACAAGAAGAATACAAAGAATTAACTGGAATAGATTGTTGATTAAATTTAATGATCAGAATGGATGCGATATTGCAGATGTGGAAACATTTCTAAATCTTCCTTATAAGAATAAGATCTTTTTTACGTGTAAAAACTGGCCGTTAGAGAATAGGGGAGGTATATCTCTACAGGATTATCTTCAGTATAAAAATCGAGTTAAAAATATTAACAGTACGCTATTGGTAAAAATAATCGGGGAGTAA
- a CDS encoding ATP-binding protein has protein sequence MNYQQRRFGTVAVSVEAVPKVPTPRVHKSAVCDQIDYDPERKINKDVIQQLRTNAYIQGHRNVVIGGPTGAGKSFISQALGINACQAQYHVRYIGMYDLMTEFAIREASPQSVMEYLKKLTKPDVLIIDDFMMTNVTKDAQDFILKLMDSRNKKNSTIVSSQLMEVEWRRRFIDRAIGEAAIDRLVHNAFTLNIEGKDMREKYM, from the coding sequence TTGAATTATCAGCAACGTCGCTTTGGTACCGTCGCAGTCTCCGTCGAGGCGGTTCCAAAAGTGCCGACGCCCCGCGTCCACAAATCCGCCGTTTGCGATCAGATCGATTACGATCCGGAAAGGAAGATCAATAAGGATGTGATCCAGCAGCTCAGGACGAATGCGTACATTCAGGGCCACAGGAATGTCGTCATCGGCGGTCCGACAGGTGCAGGAAAGTCCTTCATCAGTCAGGCGCTTGGAATCAATGCGTGCCAGGCGCAGTACCATGTGAGGTATATCGGTATGTATGATCTGATGACGGAGTTTGCAATCAGAGAAGCTTCCCCACAGTCTGTCATGGAATATTTGAAGAAGCTTACCAAGCCAGATGTGCTGATCATTGATGACTTCATGATGACTAACGTAACAAAGGATGCGCAGGACTTTATCCTCAAACTCATGGATTCACGCAACAAGAAGAACTCCACGATCGTCAGCTCTCAGCTTATGGAGGTTGAATGGAGGCGCAGATTCATTGACAGAGCGATTGGCGAAGCAGCTATAGACCGGCTGGTTCATAACGCATTTACGCTGAACATTGAAGGCAAGGATATGAGAGAGAAGTACATGTAA
- a CDS encoding ATP-grasp fold amidoligase family protein codes for MNFKKYIPNKIFIKLKFEKNLGYRPNLYKPKTYNEKLNWQKIHDHREIYHDMVDKYKAKEYVSKYIDSKYIIPTYGVWNEFKEIDFGVLPDEFVLKTTHDSGGVVIIHNKSQMDLSNVQSVIQKSLNTNYFYVCREWPYKDLKPRIIAEKIISEETPNDYKFFMFNGKFDSVMVCSDRKNGHAKYRFYDRDWNRLMYMKPECEPAGDVSKPDNFEEMINIAEKLSEGFPQLRVDLYNVEGKVYFGELTLFDEGGFDTEITYKTDLYWGNKINLNLIRGDI; via the coding sequence ATGAATTTCAAAAAATATATACCAAATAAAATCTTTATAAAGCTGAAATTTGAAAAGAACTTAGGTTATAGGCCTAATCTTTATAAACCAAAAACTTATAACGAAAAATTGAATTGGCAAAAAATCCATGATCATAGGGAAATTTATCACGATATGGTTGATAAATATAAAGCAAAAGAATATGTATCAAAATACATTGATAGTAAATATATTATTCCTACGTATGGAGTTTGGAATGAATTTAAGGAAATAGATTTTGGCGTGTTACCTGATGAATTTGTTCTTAAGACTACCCACGATTCAGGCGGGGTTGTGATCATTCACAACAAAAGCCAAATGGACTTATCAAACGTGCAATCAGTTATACAAAAAAGTCTAAATACGAATTATTTTTATGTATGTAGAGAATGGCCATATAAAGATCTGAAGCCAAGAATAATTGCTGAAAAAATTATTTCTGAGGAAACTCCTAACGATTATAAATTTTTTATGTTTAATGGCAAATTTGATAGCGTGATGGTTTGTTCGGATCGTAAGAATGGACATGCAAAATATAGGTTTTATGACCGAGATTGGAACAGACTAATGTACATGAAGCCCGAGTGTGAACCGGCAGGGGATGTTAGCAAACCTGATAATTTTGAGGAAATGATTAATATTGCAGAAAAACTTTCAGAAGGGTTTCCTCAGTTACGAGTTGATTTATATAATGTTGAAGGAAAGGTATATTTTGGAGAATTAACTTTATTTGATGAAGGTGGGTTTGATACTGAAATAACCTATAAGACAGATCTCTATTGGGGAAATAAAATTAATTTGAATTTGATAAGGGGTGATATATAA
- a CDS encoding O-antigen ligase family protein, which produces MAIQFSKTLIYVFVCNYAILVYLKKSGWNGILFLFKSIFWCCVITSTIFFSNNLGAILAGSRLGGQTNGYGMCCAFAALIGFYLIKYHYVIPSDKWLWLLGFLFAIVFILLSGSRKALLYFLIPISFFLIFRSKGIAKTLRNFIVVIVLIFIVYLAIMKVPILYESIGRRVATLLNFINGRETDSSTATRAVLVSDGIEMFRRKPWIGYGLGNFSTVHSLNSTIKYYAHNNYIELLVDVGIIGTLMYYSLNISTIIRGLRKIKYKDPLLLLLFGYLIGALICEYGNVTYYATFDQLLYAIVWYVFRYYRSN; this is translated from the coding sequence GTGGCAATTCAATTCTCAAAAACATTAATTTATGTATTTGTTTGCAATTATGCGATTCTTGTTTATCTAAAAAAAAGTGGATGGAATGGTATTTTATTTTTATTCAAGTCTATTTTTTGGTGCTGTGTCATAACATCTACAATTTTTTTCTCAAACAATTTAGGGGCTATATTGGCTGGAAGCAGACTTGGTGGGCAGACAAATGGTTATGGTATGTGTTGTGCATTTGCCGCATTAATTGGTTTTTATCTAATAAAATATCATTATGTAATACCATCTGATAAATGGTTATGGCTTTTAGGATTCTTATTCGCAATAGTTTTTATTTTGTTGAGTGGTTCAAGAAAAGCATTATTATATTTCCTAATTCCAATAAGCTTTTTCTTAATATTCAGATCTAAAGGTATTGCAAAAACATTAAGAAATTTCATTGTGGTAATAGTGCTTATATTCATTGTATATTTAGCAATTATGAAAGTTCCAATTTTATATGAAAGCATTGGAAGAAGAGTCGCTACATTATTAAATTTTATTAATGGTAGAGAAACTGATTCGAGTACAGCAACACGAGCAGTTCTTGTTAGCGATGGCATTGAAATGTTCAGAAGGAAACCATGGATCGGTTATGGGCTTGGCAATTTTAGTACAGTTCATTCATTGAACAGCACAATTAAATATTATGCACATAATAATTATATTGAATTATTAGTGGATGTTGGAATTATTGGAACATTAATGTATTACAGTCTTAATATTAGTACTATCATTCGTGGATTACGAAAAATTAAATATAAAGATCCATTGCTCCTATTATTGTTTGGATATTTAATAGGTGCTTTAATTTGCGAATATGGAAACGTGACATATTATGCGACTTTCGATCAATTATTATATGCCATTGTTTGGTATGTATTTCGCTATTACCGATCAAATTAA
- a CDS encoding Na+/H+ antiporter NhaC family protein, translated as MRLLFDYTAAPVCMLAPISSWAAAVSTSLPDGSKIDGIQLFFKTIPYNFYTWFSLAMIFFTTLLATDFGKMRKYEKACESGNYKYEEIEETKIESNNTGKSN; from the coding sequence TTGCGTTTATTATTTGATTATACAGCAGCACCAGTCTGCATGCTTGCTCCAATATCATCATGGGCAGCTGCAGTAAGCACTTCGTTGCCAGATGGATCAAAAATTGATGGTATTCAATTATTTTTTAAAACAATTCCATATAATTTCTACACATGGTTTTCTCTTGCAATGATTTTCTTCACAACTTTACTAGCTACTGATTTTGGTAAGATGCGGAAATATGAGAAAGCTTGCGAGAGTGGAAATTACAAGTATGAAGAAATAGAAGAAACTAAAATTGAAAGCAACAATACTGGAAAAAGTAATTGA
- a CDS encoding glycosyltransferase family 2 protein, whose protein sequence is MKKITVFTATFNRANKLPRAFNSLLKQTSKDFEWLIIDDGSSDNTEAIVNSFKEKADFPIRYFWKENGGRHTAANYSYKYINTPYVVTLDSDDELTSNAIELMIKTWESIPIEKYNKCWCISGREIDSRNNSMIGKAYPQNINNLTGKKLRKEILKYPGEKHCCRKTEILIQYPFPIYPDTKFVTENVVWEQINRSYDQWCVNDIYGIYHSDSSDGLTNKGIHKNTRHRTFYYAGLFYVNYLFDEFFYNRQVPYYVVNVSRCAMLTNTSYLEVMKSINKWYKRVFVTFGYPISALWIFFHKKQL, encoded by the coding sequence ATGAAAAAGATTACAGTATTCACTGCAACATTTAACCGCGCCAATAAATTGCCTAGAGCATTTAACAGTTTATTAAAGCAGACTTCAAAAGATTTTGAATGGTTAATAATAGACGATGGATCAAGTGATAACACTGAGGCCATAGTGAATTCCTTTAAAGAAAAAGCGGACTTTCCTATTAGGTATTTTTGGAAGGAAAATGGGGGAAGACATACTGCTGCAAATTATTCGTATAAATATATAAATACACCGTATGTTGTTACACTTGATTCGGATGATGAGCTTACTTCAAATGCAATTGAATTAATGATAAAAACTTGGGAGTCAATACCAATCGAAAAATATAATAAATGTTGGTGTATATCAGGAAGAGAAATTGACTCAAGAAATAATTCTATGATTGGTAAAGCTTATCCGCAAAATATCAACAATTTAACGGGTAAGAAACTGAGAAAGGAAATATTGAAATATCCTGGTGAGAAACATTGCTGTAGAAAAACTGAAATACTTATTCAATATCCTTTTCCTATATATCCAGACACTAAGTTTGTTACAGAAAATGTTGTGTGGGAACAGATTAACAGGTCTTATGATCAATGGTGTGTGAATGATATTTATGGTATATATCATTCGGATTCTTCAGATGGCTTGACAAATAAGGGTATTCATAAGAATACAAGGCATAGAACTTTTTATTATGCAGGTTTATTCTATGTAAATTATCTTTTTGATGAATTTTTTTATAACAGACAGGTGCCATACTATGTTGTTAATGTTTCAAGATGTGCAATGTTAACAAACACATCATACCTTGAAGTAATGAAGTCTATTAATAAATGGTATAAGCGCGTATTCGTCACATTTGGATATCCTATTTCTGCTTTATGGATTTTCTTTCATAAAAAACAATTATGA
- a CDS encoding IS1595 family transposase, whose amino-acid sequence MPSKADLFDFVSSLSSDEFRYLRDVVTYRVNQEKYGFSTLDEAAEFYGRPARCPECGSTHCISIGASTSGNKRFQCKNCGHKFSYLSGTVFYSAKRKFDVWERYINCMIYCPTEILAEHVCDISHPTAHLWRHKIFATVDGYQDHLILSDRIWIDETYLNDGRIMHEFGEKRKRGLSKDQICIIVAVDIYKNVIAIECGNGAPTAQRVEDALIKHIKSGSTIVHDGNAAHNQLIAKADCISEVYIADTDNPEYIKHMQLVNNLCGWLQRYLYKVMGMKMDNLQSYLNWFVYLFRIKRDDEKYPKVERVXCGWLQRYLYKVMGMKMDNLQSYLNWFVYLFRIKRDDEKYPKVERVIRHLLLTDTYYVRPY is encoded by the coding sequence ATGCCGTCAAAAGCAGATCTTTTTGACTTTGTGTCGTCATTAAGCAGCGACGAGTTTCGTTATCTCCGGGATGTCGTTACATATAGGGTCAACCAGGAGAAGTATGGGTTTTCCACATTGGACGAAGCTGCCGAGTTCTATGGCAGACCTGCGCGATGCCCTGAATGTGGAAGTACTCACTGCATATCAATAGGGGCTTCTACTAGTGGAAATAAGCGATTTCAGTGTAAGAATTGTGGTCATAAGTTCAGCTATCTTTCGGGAACAGTATTCTATTCTGCCAAGAGAAAATTTGATGTATGGGAAAGATATATCAATTGTATGATTTACTGCCCAACGGAAATACTAGCCGAACATGTATGCGATATTTCACATCCTACTGCACATTTATGGAGGCATAAGATCTTTGCGACGGTTGATGGATACCAGGACCATCTGATTTTGTCAGATCGTATCTGGATTGATGAAACATATCTGAATGATGGCAGAATCATGCATGAATTCGGGGAGAAGAGGAAGAGAGGGCTTTCAAAAGACCAGATATGCATCATTGTGGCAGTTGATATCTACAAGAATGTGATAGCTATTGAATGCGGCAATGGCGCTCCGACAGCTCAGAGAGTAGAGGATGCGCTTATCAAACATATAAAATCAGGTTCAACGATTGTTCATGACGGGAATGCAGCTCATAATCAGTTAATTGCAAAAGCTGATTGTATTAGCGAAGTCTATATAGCAGACACTGACAATCCTGAGTATATAAAGCATATGCAGTTAGTTAATAACTTGTGCGGGTGGCTTCAGAGGTATCTATATAAAGTGATGGGAATGAAGATGGATAACCTTCAATCTTATTTAAATTGGTTCGTATATTTGTTTCGGATCAAGAGAGACGATGAAAAGTATCCTAAGGTAGAACGAGTCNTGTGCGGGTGGCTTCAGAGGTATCTATATAAAGTGATGGGAATGAAGATGGATAACCTTCAATCTTATTTAAATTGGTTCGTATATTTGTTTCGGATCAAGAGAGACGATGAAAAGTATCCTAAGGTTGAACGAGTCATACGCCATTTGCTGCTGACGGATACTTATTATGTTCGCCCGTACTGA
- a CDS encoding glycosyltransferase family 4 protein, whose product MNSEKMSKKIVIVTRSMTSGGAERVIAQLANYFANDGIFCEIITTESLKVEYQLNRRIKLDDIGKQSNSKAIDRIKRYNILRKKIIAEQPDVVLSMPEDTGIYVILSLIGTHIPVYVSERNNPWVMPDVKITRLLRKVSYPFAKGIIFQTKMAQSFFPKSIQKKSIVLSNPVDASRIPEPYVGERRKVIAAVGRLAPQKNFDLLLDAFKDFHDLHSDYRLNIYGEGPLKKHLQEKIDDYGLHDIAFLKGHSSHVLDDIREDAMFVLSSDYEGMPNALIEAMCMGMPVISTDCPSGGPRELIINNKNGLLVEPKNVVQLSSAMSIICDPKKQKGFSMEAVKLKKVYTDIDVFHSWYSYLFSNVK is encoded by the coding sequence ATGAACTCTGAAAAAATGTCAAAAAAAATTGTAATCGTAACGCGCTCAATGACATCTGGTGGCGCTGAAAGAGTGATAGCGCAGTTAGCTAACTATTTCGCTAATGATGGTATTTTTTGTGAGATTATCACAACCGAATCATTAAAAGTTGAATATCAATTAAATCGAAGAATAAAACTAGATGATATTGGTAAACAGTCAAATAGCAAAGCGATTGATCGAATAAAAAGATATAACATATTAAGAAAAAAAATCATTGCAGAACAACCTGATGTCGTTCTTTCAATGCCTGAAGACACAGGAATTTATGTGATTTTGTCATTGATTGGTACCCATATTCCTGTATATGTTTCTGAAAGAAATAATCCATGGGTTATGCCGGATGTTAAGATTACAAGACTTTTGAGAAAAGTGTCTTATCCTTTTGCAAAAGGCATTATTTTTCAGACAAAAATGGCACAATCGTTCTTCCCTAAATCCATACAGAAAAAAAGCATTGTTCTATCTAATCCAGTAGATGCGTCAAGAATTCCTGAACCTTATGTAGGAGAACGTAGGAAAGTTATTGCTGCTGTAGGAAGATTAGCGCCACAAAAGAATTTCGATTTACTACTCGACGCATTCAAAGATTTCCATGATTTGCATTCGGATTATCGACTTAACATTTACGGAGAGGGGCCTTTGAAAAAACATCTCCAAGAAAAAATTGATGATTATGGACTTCATGATATTGCTTTTTTAAAAGGGCATAGTTCTCATGTACTTGATGACATAAGAGAGGATGCAATGTTTGTTTTATCTTCTGACTATGAAGGAATGCCAAATGCTTTAATAGAAGCAATGTGTATGGGAATGCCAGTTATAAGTACTGATTGTCCGTCTGGTGGCCCTAGAGAACTTATTATTAATAACAAGAATGGCCTGTTAGTAGAACCTAAGAATGTTGTGCAGCTTTCCAGCGCTATGTCTATAATATGTGATCCAAAAAAGCAAAAAGGTTTTTCAATGGAAGCAGTCAAGCTAAAGAAGGTTTATACCGATATAGATGTTTTCCATTCGTGGTATTCGTATCTGTTTTCGAATGTGAAATAG